The Medicago truncatula cultivar Jemalong A17 chromosome 4, MtrunA17r5.0-ANR, whole genome shotgun sequence genome includes a region encoding these proteins:
- the LOC25492947 gene encoding uncharacterized protein: MGGGGTMRTAAKLAGIGVARSGFRGTTVTYPAEKQWSRNRASSPTRVISQGTKTADVKPLHTSVSEDLNDWEFADEGDLFMSSGEPTPRMVFGEVPTLKEAEEATAELKDAIDQIYLSPANSQIENSSPGSEVSVLSPYSKDCLVEAISNPSVSKHAIHAFQLLSSSVEAQTVVQSIACDPNIWNAVMQNPAVTSFFESQLADSTNGAAFAGSGFAETPEKEEKPESQSGNVFDFMGILQNLKLTVTEMVSRMSNFFQNIFPTVEKDKSSADADGGSFMDYKNVMGTSFMGLAVMVIMVVLMKRA; the protein is encoded by the exons ATGGGCGGCGGAGGAACGATGAGGACGGCAGCCAAGCTCGCCGGCATCGGCGTCGCTAGGTCAGGCTTCAGGGGAACGACGGTTACGTATCCTGCGGAGAAGCAGTGGTCTCGGAACCGCGCCTCATCGCCGACGAGGGTTATATCTCAAGGGACCAAAACCGCGGACGTGAAGCCGCTACACACCTCGGTTTCGGAGGATTTGAATGATTGGGAGTTTGCTGATGAAGGTGATTTGTTTATGTCGAGTGGAGAGCCTACGCCGAGAATGGTGTTTGGGGAGGTTCCGACCTTGAAGGAAGCGGAGGAAGCCACGGCTGAATTGAAGGACGCTATTGATCA AATTTACCTTTCACCTGCTAATTCACAAATTGAGAACTCATCTCCTGGCAGTGAAGTCTCGGTTCTGTCTCCTTATTCCAAGGATTGTCTTGTTGAGGCTATTTCAAATCCTTCGGTGTCTAAGCATGCCATTCACGCTTTTCAGTTGCTTAGCTCAAGTGTTGAGGCCCAG ACTGTTGTGCAATCCATTGCTTGTGACCCAAATATATGGAATGCTGTCATGCAAAATCCTGCAGTCACTAGTTTCTTTGAATCACAGCTTGCAG ATTCAACAAATGGTGCTGCTTTTGCTGGTTCTGGATTTGCAGAAACTCCTGAAAAAGAGGAAAAGCCTGAGTCTCAGTCAGGAaatgtttttgattttatgGGTATTCTGCAGAATTTGAAGCTGACAGTTACTGAAATGGTAAGTAGAATGTCCAATTTCTTTCAGAACATATTCCCAACAGTTGAGAAAGACAAATCTTCAGCTGATGCTGATGGAGGCAGTTTcatggattataaaaatgtaATGGGAACTAGTTTCATGGGATTGGCAGTTATGGTGATAATGGTTGTACTGATGAAGAGAGCCTGA